The following are encoded in a window of Verrucomicrobiia bacterium genomic DNA:
- a CDS encoding carboxypeptidase-like regulatory domain-containing protein, whose protein sequence is MKTFPGAMAALLVLGAGLQTSNASQTGGFVFCDTDQSGQFDSNDTPIPGVLVVVTNVSGTFSNANFTDTPDGGFVLDLPPGPDSYVEYLHPLTLPSDATVVQPPGGVYTFTLDGVVQSNFLGNFLVSSSSCASNVPPPPPPPATNICCLKATGVICGKGRPLYAFTGSALPGCGSTNGDTGEWNLIATCQRLRFEGQVFEITDCGEVQSNGCDYSFIEFQGAGNLTGLGNCHTNYGVVYFSAHAEDHGHSKKAPDQLYFRVYGSDGTTLLLIGGDTNNPMDVIPVPLSKGDLDIGHSCCQTTGPEGGENEGGHNHQGQGNCDQGHGNPHGNNGDDQGKGDDNHGGKNGNCNNLQGGQAHANKGHGKGH, encoded by the coding sequence ATGAAAACCTTCCCTGGTGCAATGGCAGCCCTGTTGGTGTTGGGGGCCGGCCTTCAAACCTCAAACGCCTCGCAAACTGGCGGTTTTGTCTTTTGCGACACCGACCAGAGCGGGCAGTTCGATTCTAATGACACGCCGATTCCCGGCGTCCTGGTCGTGGTGACCAACGTCAGCGGGACTTTCTCGAATGCGAACTTTACAGACACTCCCGACGGGGGGTTTGTGCTGGACCTGCCACCGGGGCCGGACAGTTACGTCGAGTATCTGCATCCTCTCACGCTTCCCTCGGATGCAACGGTTGTGCAACCGCCCGGAGGGGTTTACACATTTACGCTGGATGGCGTGGTACAAAGCAACTTTCTAGGCAATTTCCTTGTTAGCAGTTCCAGTTGCGCATCTAACGTTCCCCCGCCGCCGCCTCCACCGGCCACCAACATCTGCTGCCTTAAGGCCACCGGGGTTATTTGCGGAAAAGGGCGGCCTTTGTACGCGTTCACCGGCAGCGCTTTGCCCGGCTGCGGCTCAACAAATGGGGACACTGGTGAATGGAACCTGATTGCAACCTGTCAAAGGCTGCGCTTTGAAGGACAGGTTTTTGAAATCACCGATTGCGGTGAAGTCCAGAGTAACGGATGCGATTATAGTTTCATTGAGTTCCAAGGAGCTGGGAACCTGACTGGCTTGGGAAATTGCCACACCAATTATGGGGTGGTCTATTTCAGCGCCCACGCCGAGGACCATGGCCATTCGAAGAAAGCTCCCGACCAACTGTACTTCCGCGTATATGGCTCGGATGGCACGACGTTATTATTGATCGGCGGGGACACCAACAACCCGATGGATGTGATTCCTGTGCCGCTCTCCAAAGGGGACCTGGACATCGGCCATTCCTGTTGCCAAACAACCGGCCCGGAGGGAGGAGAAAATGAAGGCGGACACAACCATCAAGGGCAGGGCAATTGCGATCAGGGCCATGGCAATCCCCACGGAAACAATGGCGATGATCAGGGAAAGGGTGATGATAACCACGGCGGCAAGAACGGCAATTGCAACAACTTACAAGGCGGCCAAGCCCACGCAAACAAAGGCCACGGCAAGGGGCATTAG
- a CDS encoding CheR family methyltransferase: protein MDMMELSHIYFAGEDRPEEAGPGARPRTRLAAPRIRLPSHAAPKAKRGPAITEALSPFLRFVLQQSGLGAGCYQPKALNRRVGACLRVLRAPNEAAGLLMLKQNPELLRASLSALLIGVSGFFRDSDVFEHLREVLVADALRLSGAMRVYSAGCSAGQELYSVAILLDELGRLKRSRLLGVDCRSDAIEQAKSGSFAVSELDDIELQRKQHYFRIGGHRAFILPSLRERIEWRVADLGLHNPDESWDLVLFRNVAIYLEAEDANSVWQQLDKQLKPGGLLVTGKAERPPEALHWKRESACIYRKQPV, encoded by the coding sequence ATGGACATGATGGAACTGAGCCACATTTACTTTGCCGGCGAAGACCGGCCAGAAGAAGCAGGGCCGGGAGCGAGGCCCCGAACGCGCCTGGCGGCGCCAAGAATACGGTTACCGAGCCATGCGGCCCCGAAAGCAAAAAGGGGCCCGGCTATCACCGAGGCGCTGTCTCCTTTTCTGCGTTTTGTTCTTCAGCAGAGTGGACTTGGAGCGGGCTGCTACCAACCCAAGGCCTTGAATCGTCGAGTGGGTGCCTGCTTGCGCGTTTTGCGCGCACCCAACGAGGCCGCCGGCCTGTTGATGCTGAAGCAAAACCCTGAACTCTTACGCGCCTCACTGAGCGCCCTTCTGATTGGCGTGAGCGGGTTCTTTCGCGATTCAGATGTGTTCGAACATCTGCGCGAGGTGCTGGTTGCGGATGCATTGAGATTGAGCGGAGCGATGCGTGTCTATAGCGCCGGCTGTTCCGCGGGACAGGAATTGTATTCGGTCGCCATCCTCCTGGATGAACTGGGCAGGTTGAAACGCAGTCGCCTCTTGGGGGTGGATTGCCGGTCTGACGCCATCGAACAAGCCAAGTCCGGGTCCTTTGCGGTCTCTGAACTCGATGACATCGAGCTTCAGCGCAAACAACATTATTTCCGCATCGGCGGGCATCGTGCCTTCATCTTGCCATCTTTAAGAGAACGCATCGAGTGGCGGGTAGCTGATCTCGGGCTTCACAATCCCGACGAAAGCTGGGATTTGGTTCTGTTCCGCAACGTTGCCATCTATTTGGAAGCCGAAGATGCAAACTCGGTGTGGCAGCAATTAGACAAACAATTGAAACCGGGCGGACTGCTGGTGACCGGGAAAGCCGAACGTCCACCGGAAGCCTTGCACTGGAAACGCGAATCGGCCTGCATCTATCGAAAACAGCCAGTTTGA